A region from the Nocardioides exalbidus genome encodes:
- a CDS encoding lipopolysaccharide biosynthesis protein, with product MTAPARPPAGRRGPISRITSSRVLSTSATNLAIAGGAALGGVMLARGLGPEDRGVYAAVFVWMTYLLALSEGGLNAAVVYFLGKAPGQLGRIVRLALGGVVQQTVVILGLAVGVVLLLDLGPALTRHYLLGFALLVPALVGGVFTAALYGLDLRRWNLARAIQMPVYTGGILVLLLLDAVAVDRALVVYGLSVGVSGLTSVLLLAAARHSAVAGAVEGEAPVERGSLRAYAVRNAAWVVPAMTNTRVDQLALSVTASPATLGVYAIASTWSQMASPAISAIGNELLPRISAETEAEARHDSARIAVRRAAVGGLAVGVVSALLAWPAIHLLFGRNFSESVLLSVALAPAAWGIAVRYVSADVLRGVGRPQTAAAVEGAALLVGVPALLLTGLLANGLAVALVMSVVSAASAWILMRRALSAAAMA from the coding sequence ATGACGGCGCCGGCTCGGCCGCCCGCCGGGCGGCGGGGCCCGATCTCGCGGATCACGAGCAGCCGCGTCCTGAGCACCTCGGCCACCAACCTGGCGATCGCCGGTGGTGCGGCCTTGGGCGGCGTCATGCTCGCGCGCGGCCTCGGACCCGAGGACCGCGGTGTCTATGCCGCGGTCTTCGTGTGGATGACCTACCTGCTTGCGCTGAGTGAGGGCGGCCTGAACGCCGCGGTGGTCTACTTCCTCGGCAAGGCGCCGGGGCAGCTGGGGCGCATCGTGCGTCTCGCCCTCGGAGGGGTCGTCCAGCAGACGGTCGTCATCCTCGGCCTGGCCGTCGGAGTCGTGCTGCTGCTCGACCTGGGACCCGCCCTCACCCGCCACTATCTCCTAGGCTTCGCCCTGCTCGTGCCCGCCCTCGTTGGCGGTGTCTTCACCGCCGCGCTCTACGGGCTCGACCTGCGCCGGTGGAACCTGGCCCGGGCGATCCAGATGCCCGTCTACACGGGCGGCATCCTCGTGCTGCTGCTGCTGGACGCGGTCGCGGTCGACCGCGCGCTCGTGGTCTACGGCCTCTCGGTCGGGGTGTCCGGCCTGACCAGCGTGCTATTGCTGGCTGCGGCCCGGCACTCGGCCGTTGCCGGCGCGGTGGAGGGCGAGGCTCCCGTCGAGCGCGGGTCGCTCCGAGCGTACGCCGTCCGCAACGCGGCCTGGGTGGTGCCGGCCATGACCAACACCCGCGTCGACCAGCTTGCGCTGTCCGTGACGGCCTCCCCGGCGACGCTGGGGGTTTACGCTATCGCCAGCACATGGTCGCAGATGGCGTCCCCGGCGATCAGCGCCATCGGCAACGAGCTGCTCCCGCGAATCAGCGCCGAGACCGAGGCCGAGGCGCGCCATGACTCGGCCCGCATCGCCGTTCGCCGTGCCGCCGTCGGTGGCCTGGCCGTCGGCGTGGTGTCTGCGCTGCTGGCTTGGCCCGCCATTCACCTGCTTTTCGGCAGAAACTTCTCCGAGTCCGTCCTCCTCTCGGTCGCGCTCGCGCCGGCCGCCTGGGGCATCGCCGTCCGCTACGTCTCGGCCGACGTGCTGCGCGGCGTCGGGCGACCCCAGACCGCGGCCGCGGTCGAGGGAGCCGCCCTGCTGGTCGGCGTACCCGCGCTGCTCCTCACGGGCCTGCTGGCGAACGGACTGGCGGTCGCCCTGGTCATGTCTGTCGTGTCGGCAGCCTCGGCCTGGATCCTGATGCGGCGGGCGCTCTCCGCCGCCGCCATGGCGTAG
- a CDS encoding polysaccharide biosynthesis protein, which translates to MNHPAPPHAEDLAGATVAITGGTGSFGAVMARHLLEEGVAQVNVFSRDEAKQDLMRRSFNDERMRFFLGDVRDADSVRPAFTGADFVFHAAALKQVPSCEFFPQQAVKTNIVGSHNVIETAAASGVRALVCLSTDKAVYPVNAMGMSKALMEKTAQAYARNNPTSGMTVSVTRYGNVLYSRGSVIPAFVAQLHAGQPLTLTEPTMTRFLMSLQESVELVKHAFLNARPGDLFVKKAPASTVDTLARAVWGLLSEDEPDVRVIGMRHGEKLHETLLSREEFVKAEDQGDFFRVPLDDRGLQYEKYFTEGEDAVSHVADYASDNTERLDVAATQALLRTIPEVVEELARR; encoded by the coding sequence GTGAACCACCCCGCCCCGCCCCACGCCGAGGACCTCGCGGGAGCGACGGTCGCCATCACCGGAGGCACCGGCTCATTCGGCGCCGTGATGGCGCGCCACCTCCTTGAGGAAGGGGTCGCGCAGGTCAACGTCTTCAGCCGCGATGAGGCCAAGCAGGACCTGATGCGTCGCTCGTTCAACGACGAGCGCATGCGCTTCTTCTTGGGCGACGTCCGCGACGCCGACTCCGTGCGCCCTGCCTTCACCGGCGCTGACTTCGTCTTCCACGCAGCCGCGCTCAAGCAGGTGCCCTCGTGTGAGTTCTTCCCGCAGCAGGCGGTCAAGACCAACATCGTCGGCAGTCACAACGTCATCGAGACCGCCGCCGCATCCGGTGTTCGGGCGCTGGTGTGCCTGAGTACCGACAAGGCCGTTTACCCGGTCAACGCGATGGGGATGTCGAAGGCCCTCATGGAGAAGACGGCGCAGGCCTACGCACGCAACAATCCCACGTCGGGCATGACCGTCTCGGTGACCCGGTACGGCAACGTGCTCTACTCCCGTGGCTCGGTCATCCCAGCGTTCGTAGCGCAGCTGCACGCGGGCCAGCCACTGACGCTCACCGAGCCCACGATGACCCGGTTCCTGATGTCGCTGCAGGAGTCGGTCGAGCTGGTCAAGCACGCCTTCCTCAATGCCCGCCCGGGCGACCTCTTCGTCAAGAAGGCGCCGGCGTCCACGGTAGACACCCTCGCGCGCGCGGTCTGGGGGCTGCTCAGCGAGGACGAGCCGGACGTGCGGGTCATCGGCATGCGGCACGGTGAGAAGCTCCACGAGACGCTGCTGAGCCGGGAGGAGTTCGTCAAGGCCGAGGACCAGGGCGACTTCTTCCGGGTGCCGCTCGACGACCGCGGACTGCAGTACGAGAAGTACTTCACCGAAGGCGAGGACGCCGTCTCGCACGTCGCGGACTACGCCTCCGACAACACCGAGCGGCTCGACGTGGCGGCGACCCAGGCCCTCCTCCGGACCATTCCCGAAGTGGTCGAGGAACTGGCGCGTCGATGA
- a CDS encoding DMT family transporter: protein MSHGSSPSHLRGLAEVAAASVLWGTGGLAVQLIREHEAMSPVTISAWRMAIAAVVLLVALLAVRRAGELVELARSRPRQLLVVGAGTAAYQGFYFVSVTQVGVAVSTVVSLGLAPVLLTVAEAVRDRRPPAAGRLVVLVAALAGLLMVSVAGHASSTGPAPVAGVLLAIASGTTYALTTAAGGSISKESSPLVLTSGMTLVGAVVLLPCTALVDGPHVTTDAAALAWLAYLGVLTMALAYVLLYSGLRVVAPSTAVTASLVEPVTAAVVAAVVLGESLGPVAVVGILLVLGAVAGLGRPAAAAGPVLPDPDPVRPPTAP from the coding sequence ATGAGCCACGGGTCGTCGCCGTCCCACCTGCGCGGCCTCGCCGAGGTCGCGGCGGCCAGCGTCCTGTGGGGCACCGGCGGGCTGGCGGTCCAGCTGATCCGCGAGCACGAGGCGATGTCGCCGGTGACCATCAGCGCCTGGCGGATGGCGATCGCCGCGGTCGTGCTGCTGGTCGCCCTCCTCGCGGTGCGCCGGGCCGGGGAGCTCGTCGAGCTGGCCCGCTCGCGGCCCCGCCAGCTGCTCGTCGTCGGCGCCGGCACGGCCGCCTACCAGGGCTTCTACTTCGTCTCGGTCACCCAGGTCGGGGTCGCCGTGTCGACCGTGGTCAGCCTCGGCCTCGCGCCCGTCCTCCTGACCGTGGCGGAGGCGGTGCGCGATCGCCGGCCCCCGGCGGCGGGGCGGCTGGTGGTGCTGGTGGCGGCCCTCGCCGGCCTGCTGATGGTCAGCGTGGCCGGGCACGCGTCGTCGACCGGCCCGGCCCCGGTCGCCGGGGTGCTGCTCGCGATCGCGAGCGGGACGACGTACGCCCTCACCACCGCGGCCGGCGGCTCGATCAGCAAGGAGTCGTCCCCACTCGTGCTCACCAGCGGGATGACGCTGGTCGGCGCCGTGGTGCTGCTGCCGTGCACGGCGCTGGTCGACGGACCGCACGTCACGACCGATGCGGCCGCCCTGGCGTGGTTGGCCTACCTCGGCGTGCTGACCATGGCGCTGGCCTACGTCCTGCTCTACTCCGGCCTGCGCGTCGTCGCGCCGAGCACGGCGGTGACGGCCAGCCTCGTCGAGCCCGTCACCGCGGCGGTGGTGGCCGCGGTCGTGCTGGGCGAGTCGCTCGGCCCGGTCGCGGTCGTCGGGATCCTGCTCGTCCTCGGCGCCGTCGCCGGTCTCGGTCGCCCGGCGGCCGCGGCAGGACCGGTGCTGCCGGACCCGGACCCGGTCCGACCGCCTACGGCACCTTGA
- a CDS encoding HelD family protein: MSEELEAREIAAEQGYVDEVYVQLEASTRSAQALAAEGRNRGKLEHEGGLVERDAMVFQAAKRIAQLDAAHEGLVFGRLDLDPAIDPLPRYIGRIGVRNADRDVLLIDWRAPAAGVFYQATAATPSGVVRRRVLRSLHRTVIGVEDELLDQEIETDLPIVGEGALMAQLSRARDRSMHSIVATIQAEQDQAIRAPGKGVVSISGGPGTGKTVVALHRAAFLLYSDRRRYEGGGVLVVGPSGVFMRYIERVLPSLGETAVALRSLGEVVGGIRATRHDEPAVADVKGATKMAELLRRTARQHAPGAPTSFRISWRDETIVLDPGLLGRLRRQLMSQGRRNRQLPRVARTLLDAMWRQVTGERGRERGREAFDDDMLSHAGFVEFASAWWPPLDAPTVFGWLRDPEFLARVGEGVVSREDQVVLLKSWDGSAGPTIEDVPLLDELRYALGDVPQRTDDERDLDETGLLEGGVDLQELTTISEREYAPGGLAWSAPTHRIEDDGYAHVLIDEAQDLTPMQWRMVGRRGRAASWTIVGDPAQSSWPDAPEATAARAEALEGKELHEFHLSTNYRNSAEIYAFAAAYARRVGLDADLPDAVRRTGEEPQVVGPVDDLEAAVRESVTTISGRVEGTVGIVVPVARRSEVNAWLASWPEHADDAAGARAAVDSSVTPSGEDRIVVLTGLDTKGLEFDGIVVVSPQEIEDESATGRATLYVVLTRATQLLTTVS, encoded by the coding sequence GTGAGCGAGGAGCTCGAGGCGCGCGAGATCGCGGCGGAGCAGGGCTACGTCGACGAGGTCTACGTGCAGCTGGAGGCGTCCACCCGCAGCGCGCAGGCGCTCGCCGCAGAGGGACGCAACCGCGGCAAGCTGGAGCACGAGGGAGGCCTCGTCGAGCGTGACGCGATGGTCTTCCAGGCCGCGAAGCGCATCGCCCAGCTCGACGCCGCCCACGAGGGTCTGGTCTTCGGGCGCCTCGACCTCGACCCCGCGATCGACCCGCTGCCGCGCTACATCGGCCGCATCGGCGTACGCAACGCGGACCGCGACGTCCTCCTGATCGACTGGCGCGCCCCGGCCGCCGGCGTGTTCTACCAGGCCACGGCCGCCACCCCGTCCGGGGTAGTGCGCCGTCGCGTCCTCCGCTCGCTGCACCGCACCGTCATCGGCGTCGAGGACGAGCTGCTGGACCAGGAGATCGAGACCGACCTGCCGATCGTCGGCGAGGGCGCGCTGATGGCGCAGCTGTCCCGGGCCCGCGACCGGTCGATGCACTCGATCGTCGCCACCATCCAGGCCGAGCAGGACCAGGCGATCCGGGCGCCCGGCAAGGGCGTCGTGTCGATCTCCGGCGGTCCGGGCACCGGCAAGACCGTGGTCGCGCTGCACCGCGCGGCCTTCCTCCTCTACTCCGACCGCCGTCGCTACGAGGGCGGCGGCGTGCTCGTCGTCGGTCCGAGCGGCGTCTTCATGCGCTACATCGAGCGCGTGCTCCCCAGCCTCGGCGAGACCGCCGTCGCGCTGCGCTCGCTCGGCGAGGTCGTCGGCGGGATCCGTGCGACCCGCCACGACGAGCCCGCCGTGGCCGACGTGAAGGGCGCCACCAAGATGGCCGAGCTGCTGCGCCGCACCGCGCGTCAGCACGCGCCCGGCGCGCCGACGAGCTTCCGCATCTCCTGGCGCGACGAGACGATCGTGCTCGACCCCGGCCTGCTCGGCAGGCTGCGCCGACAGCTCATGTCGCAGGGCCGCCGCAACCGCCAGTTGCCCCGCGTCGCAAGGACGCTGCTCGACGCGATGTGGCGCCAGGTCACCGGCGAGCGGGGCCGCGAGCGGGGCCGTGAGGCCTTCGACGACGACATGCTCTCCCACGCGGGCTTCGTCGAGTTCGCGTCGGCCTGGTGGCCGCCGCTCGACGCGCCGACCGTCTTCGGCTGGCTGCGCGACCCCGAGTTCCTGGCCCGGGTCGGGGAGGGCGTGGTGTCCCGCGAGGACCAGGTCGTGCTGCTGAAGTCGTGGGACGGCTCCGCCGGGCCGACGATCGAGGACGTGCCGCTGCTCGACGAGCTCCGCTACGCCCTCGGCGACGTACCGCAGCGCACCGACGACGAGCGCGACCTCGACGAGACCGGCCTGCTCGAGGGCGGCGTCGACCTCCAGGAGCTGACCACGATCTCCGAGCGCGAGTACGCCCCCGGTGGACTCGCCTGGTCCGCGCCGACCCACCGCATCGAGGACGACGGCTACGCCCACGTCCTCATCGACGAGGCCCAGGACCTCACGCCGATGCAGTGGCGGATGGTCGGTCGTCGCGGTCGCGCCGCCAGCTGGACGATCGTCGGCGACCCCGCGCAGTCGTCGTGGCCCGACGCGCCGGAGGCCACCGCCGCGCGGGCCGAGGCGCTCGAGGGCAAGGAGCTCCACGAGTTCCACCTGTCGACCAACTACCGCAACTCGGCCGAGATCTACGCCTTCGCCGCCGCCTACGCCCGACGCGTCGGTCTCGACGCCGACCTGCCCGATGCCGTACGCCGGACCGGTGAGGAGCCGCAGGTGGTCGGACCGGTCGACGACCTCGAGGCCGCCGTGCGCGAGTCCGTCACCACCATCAGCGGGCGTGTCGAGGGGACGGTGGGCATCGTCGTACCCGTGGCGCGGCGCTCCGAGGTCAACGCCTGGCTCGCGTCGTGGCCCGAGCACGCCGACGACGCCGCGGGTGCCCGCGCCGCCGTCGACTCGAGCGTCACCCCGAGCGGGGAGGACCGCATCGTCGTGCTGACCGGCCTCGACACCAAGGGCCTGGAGTTCGACGGCATCGTGGTCGTCTCGCCGCAGGAGATCGAGGACGAGTCCGCCACCGGCCGGGCGACCCTCTACGTCGTCCTGACCCGCGCCACGCAGCTGCTCACGACGGTCAGCTGA
- a CDS encoding HNH endonuclease signature motif containing protein yields the protein MSEALAVVGEAGVDDLTASALLAALRDRKAVEDRAAADQLDLAARWADLHPPESIHLAAAFTTPGSEHEEPIAGDGCPLVAEFCVAELGAVLGISTTAAKKLIGHALELRHRLPRLWGQVHAGLVPAWRARSVAEATIHAVPSLTREAAGWVDDQVAAAAGKVGVAQLDRLLAEAIKRFQLAAPDPAADPEDGYLHVDPRHVTVHDQDVHFAGTIHVEADLDLADGIDLDHTLAHDAATQKALGSTETLDVRRAKALGNLARTQTALDLSSGGRVADEERGGVSRPDLPILPAAREVVLHAHFDADITSEGTVFGPTGRMENRQKLLLLEQLQTWCGDSRTKVTVKPVIDLNHNLTAPGYEIPARIREQVILRDKTCVFPHCTRPARGCDVDHISPYDHDAEAGGRPQPGPTRSDNLACLCRSHHRLKTFTTWRYQMVAPGVFEWTSPHGHQFRRDRSGTTQINPMNPAEPEPPARP from the coding sequence ATGAGCGAAGCGCTGGCGGTGGTCGGAGAGGCAGGGGTCGACGACCTCACTGCCTCGGCCCTGCTCGCTGCCCTGCGCGACCGCAAGGCCGTCGAGGACCGCGCCGCGGCTGACCAGCTCGACCTCGCCGCCCGGTGGGCCGACCTCCACCCACCCGAGTCGATCCACCTGGCCGCCGCGTTCACCACCCCCGGGTCCGAGCACGAGGAGCCGATCGCCGGCGACGGCTGCCCGCTGGTGGCGGAGTTCTGTGTGGCCGAGCTCGGCGCCGTCCTGGGCATCAGCACGACCGCTGCGAAGAAGCTCATCGGGCACGCCCTCGAGCTGCGCCACCGCCTGCCCAGGCTGTGGGGTCAGGTGCACGCCGGCCTGGTGCCCGCGTGGCGGGCCCGGTCCGTCGCCGAGGCGACCATCCACGCTGTTCCTTCGCTGACCCGTGAGGCCGCTGGGTGGGTCGACGACCAGGTCGCGGCTGCTGCCGGGAAGGTGGGTGTCGCGCAGCTCGACCGCCTCCTCGCCGAAGCCATCAAGAGGTTCCAGCTCGCTGCACCTGATCCGGCTGCTGACCCGGAAGACGGCTACCTCCACGTCGACCCCAGGCATGTGACTGTGCACGACCAGGACGTCCACTTCGCCGGCACCATCCACGTCGAGGCCGACCTCGACCTCGCCGACGGCATCGACCTCGACCACACCCTCGCGCACGACGCAGCGACGCAGAAGGCCCTCGGCTCCACCGAGACCCTCGACGTCCGCCGCGCCAAGGCCCTCGGCAACCTCGCCCGCACCCAGACCGCCCTCGACCTCTCTTCAGGTGGTCGAGTGGCCGACGAGGAACGAGGAGGCGTATCGAGACCCGACCTCCCCATCCTTCCCGCCGCGCGAGAGGTAGTCCTCCACGCCCACTTCGACGCCGACATCACCAGCGAGGGCACGGTCTTCGGTCCCACCGGACGGATGGAAAACCGCCAGAAGCTCCTCCTCCTCGAACAGCTCCAGACCTGGTGCGGCGACAGCCGGACGAAGGTGACCGTGAAGCCGGTCATCGACCTCAACCACAACCTCACCGCACCCGGCTACGAGATCCCCGCCCGCATCCGCGAGCAGGTCATCCTGCGCGACAAGACCTGCGTCTTCCCGCACTGCACCCGACCAGCCCGGGGCTGCGACGTCGACCACATCAGCCCGTACGACCACGACGCCGAAGCAGGAGGCAGACCACAGCCGGGTCCGACCCGGTCCGACAACCTCGCCTGCCTGTGCCGCTCCCACCACCGGCTGAAGACCTTCACCACCTGGCGCTACCAGATGGTCGCTCCCGGCGTCTTCGAATGGACCTCACCCCACGGCCACCAGTTCAGACGCGACCGATCAGGCACCACGCAGATCAACCCGATGAACCCGGCCGAGCCCGAGCCACCCGCACGACCATGA
- a CDS encoding IS110 family transposase translates to MSSTKAVIIGVDPHKMSVTIEVVDTRERLLGRARFDTDKAGYAAMCRYVKQWPARLWAVEGANGAGRPLAQRLLAAGEQVVDVPAKLAARVRLFDTGHNRKTDALDAHSVAVVAVRTDGLRELTEDGELEALRMLTDRRDELAHQRVQTVNRLQRLLSELLPGQRKRDLSATQAKAMLATIRPRDIAGKTRRRMAAEEVADLVAVDAKLKRIKAELKAAVTARGSHLMDLYGIGPAGAARVLADVGDVARFADRNRFASWTGTAPLDASSGEQTRHRLSRAGNRRMNHLLHVAAIVQIRHDTQGRTYYRRKLAAGKTPMEALRCLKRRLSDVVYRQLIADSKQDDGADPGGHCGASLQSSAADSHPHIDTSDQPLPGPAQPTLRRPPARGKTLTTSAP, encoded by the coding sequence ATGAGCAGCACGAAGGCAGTGATCATCGGGGTTGATCCCCACAAGATGTCGGTGACGATCGAGGTCGTCGACACCCGCGAACGGTTGCTCGGTAGGGCTCGGTTCGACACCGACAAGGCCGGGTATGCCGCGATGTGCCGTTATGTGAAGCAGTGGCCTGCCCGGCTGTGGGCGGTCGAGGGAGCCAACGGTGCCGGCCGTCCGTTGGCTCAACGGCTCCTTGCCGCCGGGGAGCAAGTGGTCGATGTCCCGGCCAAGCTCGCGGCGCGGGTGCGGCTCTTCGACACCGGCCACAACCGCAAGACCGACGCCCTGGACGCCCACTCCGTCGCCGTCGTCGCGGTCCGCACCGACGGACTGCGGGAGCTGACCGAGGACGGTGAGCTCGAAGCGCTGCGGATGCTCACCGACCGCCGCGATGAGCTGGCCCACCAGCGCGTCCAGACCGTCAACCGGTTGCAGCGCCTGCTCAGCGAACTGCTGCCTGGCCAGCGCAAACGCGACCTGTCCGCCACGCAGGCCAAAGCCATGCTCGCCACCATCAGGCCTCGTGACATCGCAGGCAAGACCCGACGGCGGATGGCTGCCGAAGAGGTCGCGGACCTGGTCGCGGTCGACGCCAAGCTCAAGCGCATTAAGGCCGAGTTGAAGGCCGCGGTCACTGCTCGCGGATCGCACCTGATGGACCTCTACGGCATCGGACCCGCCGGCGCTGCCCGGGTGCTGGCTGACGTCGGCGACGTCGCGCGCTTCGCCGACCGCAACCGGTTCGCGTCCTGGACCGGCACCGCACCCCTGGACGCCTCGTCCGGCGAGCAGACCCGCCACCGTCTGTCGCGCGCGGGGAACCGGCGGATGAACCACCTGCTCCACGTCGCAGCCATCGTGCAGATCCGTCACGACACCCAAGGCCGCACCTACTACCGACGCAAGCTCGCCGCCGGCAAGACCCCGATGGAAGCACTGCGCTGCCTCAAACGACGGCTGTCTGACGTCGTCTACCGGCAACTCATCGCCGACTCGAAACAAGACGATGGAGCGGATCCGGGAGGGCACTGCGGGGCGTCTCTTCAATCCAGCGCGGCCGATTCCCACCCACACATCGACACTTCGGATCAGCCACTTCCCGGACCCGCGCAGCCGACGCTACGCCGGCCACCGGCGCGCGGGAAGACCCTCACCACGAGCGCCCCTTGA
- the gndA gene encoding NADP-dependent phosphogluconate dehydrogenase — protein sequence MSDDARATIGLTGLATMGRNLARNIARNGHTIAVHNRTTAKMTALVDEFGDEGDFVGCESLEDLVAAIERPRAILVMVKAGEATDAVVDELVPLLDEGDIVVDAGNAHYRDTLRRQEALEEKGLHFVGMGVSGGEEGALHGPSIMVGGSDHAFEVLQPVVESIAAVVDGTPCSAHIGSDGAGHFVKMVHNGIEYADMQLIAESYDLLRSVLGLEPTEIADVFDEWNGGDLESFLIEMTAVVLRHTDAETGKPFVDVVRDAAEQKGTGRWTVQDALDLGVPITGIAEATFARSLSGHTEQRAAAREVFSTTPESADVDRDTFVDQVRAALYASKVVAYAQGFDQIAAGAEEHGWDIDLGEVATIWRGGCIIRAQFLDRIREAYSDEPDLTTLLTTPYFAHAVTDGADAWREVVVAAVRGGVPTPAFSSSLAYFDGLRRDRLPAALIQALRDDFGAHTYERVDRDGTFHTRWAEEGKPEEQVEE from the coding sequence ATGAGCGACGACGCACGCGCGACCATCGGACTGACGGGCCTGGCCACGATGGGCCGCAACCTGGCCCGCAACATCGCCCGCAACGGGCACACGATCGCCGTCCACAACCGGACGACGGCGAAGATGACGGCACTGGTCGACGAGTTCGGCGACGAGGGCGACTTCGTCGGTTGCGAGTCGCTCGAGGACCTGGTGGCCGCGATCGAGCGACCGCGGGCGATCCTGGTGATGGTCAAGGCGGGCGAGGCGACCGACGCCGTGGTCGACGAGCTGGTGCCGTTGCTCGACGAGGGCGACATCGTGGTCGACGCGGGCAACGCGCACTACCGCGACACCCTGCGTCGGCAGGAGGCGCTCGAGGAGAAGGGCCTGCACTTCGTCGGGATGGGCGTCTCGGGTGGCGAGGAGGGCGCGCTCCACGGTCCCTCGATCATGGTCGGCGGGTCCGACCACGCCTTCGAGGTGCTGCAGCCGGTCGTCGAGTCGATCGCGGCGGTGGTCGACGGCACGCCCTGCAGCGCCCACATCGGCAGCGACGGCGCCGGCCACTTCGTGAAGATGGTGCACAACGGCATCGAGTACGCCGACATGCAGCTGATCGCCGAGTCCTACGACCTCCTGCGGTCGGTGCTCGGGCTGGAGCCCACCGAGATCGCCGACGTGTTCGACGAGTGGAACGGCGGCGACCTGGAGTCGTTCCTCATCGAGATGACCGCGGTCGTGCTGCGCCACACCGACGCGGAGACCGGCAAGCCGTTTGTCGACGTCGTGCGCGACGCGGCGGAGCAGAAGGGCACCGGCCGCTGGACCGTGCAGGACGCGCTCGACCTCGGTGTGCCGATCACCGGCATCGCCGAGGCGACCTTCGCCCGCTCGCTGTCCGGCCACACCGAGCAGCGCGCAGCCGCACGCGAGGTCTTCTCCACGACGCCGGAGTCAGCAGACGTCGACCGTGACACGTTCGTCGACCAGGTGCGCGCCGCCCTCTACGCCTCCAAGGTCGTCGCCTACGCCCAGGGCTTCGACCAGATCGCCGCCGGCGCCGAGGAGCACGGCTGGGACATCGACCTCGGCGAGGTCGCCACGATCTGGCGGGGCGGCTGCATCATCCGTGCGCAGTTCCTCGACCGGATCCGCGAGGCGTACTCCGACGAGCCCGACCTCACCACCCTGCTGACCACCCCCTACTTCGCGCACGCGGTGACGGACGGTGCCGACGCGTGGCGGGAGGTCGTCGTCGCCGCCGTGCGGGGCGGCGTACCGACTCCGGCGTTCTCCTCGTCGCTCGCCTACTTCGACGGTCTGCGGCGCGACCGGCTGCCGGCCGCCCTCATCCAGGCGCTGCGCGACGACTTCGGCGCCCACACCTACGAGCGCGTGGACCGCGACGGCACGTTCCACACGCGCTGGGCCGAGGAAGGCAAGCCCGAGGAGCAGGTCGAGGAGTAG
- a CDS encoding SDR family NAD(P)-dependent oxidoreductase, with translation MAGRELEGARVAVVGASGVLGSLVARELAGRGARLLLVGRDRARLEAPGLDAPVVVGDLGDATTGDAVVDRARESLGGLDGPVNAAGIVAFGPLVDTPDEVVEELFLTNVVGPIFLLRRVLPLLTESRGFVLQVSAVVAERAMPGMAAYSASKAALSAVDSALRTELRRAGVEVYDVRPPHTETGLATRPVAGSAPGLPAGKDPAEGARRVVDALVVGESDLPASAFG, from the coding sequence ATGGCTGGTCGTGAGCTGGAGGGCGCGCGGGTGGCGGTCGTCGGCGCGTCGGGCGTGCTGGGGTCGCTGGTGGCGCGCGAGCTGGCGGGGCGCGGTGCCCGGCTGCTCCTCGTGGGTCGCGACCGCGCACGGCTCGAGGCCCCGGGCCTCGACGCGCCGGTCGTCGTCGGCGACCTGGGCGACGCGACGACGGGCGACGCGGTGGTCGACCGGGCGCGCGAGAGCCTCGGGGGGCTGGACGGGCCGGTCAACGCCGCGGGGATCGTGGCCTTCGGTCCCCTCGTGGACACGCCTGACGAGGTGGTGGAGGAGCTCTTCCTGACCAACGTCGTGGGGCCGATCTTCCTGCTGCGGCGGGTGCTGCCGCTGCTGACCGAGTCGCGCGGCTTCGTGCTGCAGGTGAGCGCCGTCGTGGCCGAGCGGGCGATGCCCGGGATGGCGGCGTACTCCGCGAGCAAGGCCGCGCTGAGTGCCGTGGACAGTGCGCTCCGCACGGAGCTGCGGCGTGCCGGCGTGGAGGTCTACGACGTCCGGCCGCCGCACACCGAGACGGGTCTGGCGACGCGGCCGGTGGCCGGGAGCGCCCCGGGCCTGCCGGCGGGCAAGGATCCCGCCGAGGGGGCCCGCCGGGTGGTGGATGCGCTCGTCGTGGGCGAGTCGGACCTCCCGGCGAGCGCCTTCGGGTGA